From the Haemophilus parainfluenzae genome, the window TACAAACTTTACTTCATCCAGAAATTGAAGTACTTGTATTACCAAATCCAATTTCAGTTGAAATGTCAGCTATGCGCGTTTCATTGTTAAGTGGATTACTCGGTGCAGTACTATACAACCAAAATCGTCAACAAAACCGCGTGCGTTTATTTGAAACGGGATTACGTTTTGTTCCTGATGCCAATGCAGAATTTGGTGTGCGCCAAGAATTTGTTCTTGCAGGTGTGATTACCGGTACAGCAAAATCAGAATGTTGGACAGGTAAAGCAGAAACGGTTGATTTCTTTGATCTTAAAGGTGATTTAGAAAGTATTCTTTCTCTTACCGAAGTGGGGAATCGAGTTAAATTCGTGGCAAAAGCATACAGTGCCTTGCACCCAGGTCAATCTGCTGCAATTGAATTAGATGGAAAAGAAATTGGTTTTATTGGAACTATTCATCCACTTATTGCTCAAAAACTAGGATTAAATGGCAAAGCGGTTGTTTTTGAAATTTTATGGGATGCCATTGCAAATCGTCGTGTGGTTCAAGCCAAAGAGATTTCAAAATTCCCTGCGAACCGTCGTGACTTAGCTTTAGTTGTTTCAGATAATGTCCCTGCAGGCGATATTATTGATGCATGTAAACAAGCCGGCGGAGAAAAATTAACACAAGTCAATTTATTCGACGTATATCAAGGCATTGGCGTTGCTAGCGGACATAAGAGCTTAGCAATTAGTTTAACCATTCAAGATAATGAAAAAACGCTTGAAGATGATGAGATTAATGCGGTAATCTCTGCTGTATTAAACGAAGTTAAACAACGCTTTAATGCGGAGCTTAGAGACTAAACAGGAGACTAACATGGCAACGATTACAAAAATTGATATTACTGAATACTTATTAGATAAGTATCAATTACAAAAAGCGGAAGCTAAAGCATTAGTGGAAGACTTTTTTGAGGAAATTCGTTTATCGTTAGAATCTGGTGGTGAAGTGAAATTATCCGGTTTTGGTAATTTTGAACTTCGTAATAAAGCTTCCCGTCCAGGGCGTAATCCAAAAACAGGTGAAAGCATTCCTGTTTCTGCGCGCCGTGTAGTGGCATTCAAGCCAGGGCAGAAATTACGTGCTCGCGTGGAAAATACCAAGTCAAAACAATAGTAATAAAAGTGCGGTCGTTTTTGACCGCACTTTTGTCAGGATTGAACATGAATAAGATTAAATGTGCTTTTTTAGTCGCAGGAAGTTTTTTGCTTTTTGCTTGTTCAAGTGGTGTTCGTGAAGAATATGCTATGAACTATAAAGGTCAGATTGGAGATCCGATTATAGCGATTGCTATGTTAAGTGAACAACAATATGAATGGGCGGGTACACCTTATGTGTTAGGTGGGCAGTCTCGTGGTGGTATTGATTGTTCTGGTTTTGTGCAAAAGACCTTTATTGATCGTTTTAATATCAACCTTCCTCGAACAACGAAAGATCAAGCGGGTTACGGAAAACTTGTTCGTAAAGAAGATATCCAAACAGGCGATTTAATTTTCTTTAAAACGGGACGCGGACCAAATGGCTATCATGTGGGGATTTATGTGAAAGAAGATAAATTTTTACACGCTTCAACTAAAGGTGGCGTGATTTATTCTTCGATGAATAGCCCTTATTGGAAAAAAGCTTTTTGGCAAGTTAGACGAGTATAGTGGAAATAAAAAAGTGCGGTTAATTTTAAACCGCACTTTTTCTTTATGGATTTGTTGTAGGGCGAATGCCTAATGTGTGGCAAATCGCATAAGTGAGTTCACTACGATTTAATGTGTAGAAGTGGAAGTCATTTACGCCTTCACGAGAAAGGATTTTTACCATATCCATTGCCACACTCGCTGCGACGAGATTGCGAGTAGTAGGATCATCATCTAATCC encodes:
- a CDS encoding integration host factor subunit alpha → MATITKIDITEYLLDKYQLQKAEAKALVEDFFEEIRLSLESGGEVKLSGFGNFELRNKASRPGRNPKTGESIPVSARRVVAFKPGQKLRARVENTKSKQ
- a CDS encoding C40 family peptidase → MNKIKCAFLVAGSFLLFACSSGVREEYAMNYKGQIGDPIIAIAMLSEQQYEWAGTPYVLGGQSRGGIDCSGFVQKTFIDRFNINLPRTTKDQAGYGKLVRKEDIQTGDLIFFKTGRGPNGYHVGIYVKEDKFLHASTKGGVIYSSMNSPYWKKAFWQVRRV